In the Leptospiraceae bacterium genome, one interval contains:
- a CDS encoding FAD-binding oxidoreductase — MKYKEQLISILGRDRVFFREENSMDTGTFDSYGSDRTKVFSPDYNILCFPISTEEVSSIVRVCYEENIKLVPSGGRTGYAGGAIARKGELVISLSKMDKLIELDSFFGSITVEAGMITKNLQNEAEKNGFYFPVDFASTGSSHIGGNIATNAGGVRVVRYGLIRNWVLGLTVVTGTGEILKFNGGVLKNNTGYDLKQLFIGAEGTLGIITEATLRLTKKPYDSRVLLVSVEKYSKILEIFRETHNVPIPLLAYEFFTGYCLEKVKEHLGIPDPFSVPSDYYILLEFEIQEENDEEKLFLFLESISEKELVLDGSVAQNSRQKETFWKYREGISESISLGFTVHKNDISLPLKNMEAFLKEMEALLKKNYPDFKFALFGHIGDGNLHLNMIKPSSISDEEFFHSCKKVDPMMFELIQKYQGSISAEHGIGLLKKDFLRFSRTEEEILLMKEIKKVLDPKGIINPGKIFD, encoded by the coding sequence ATGAAGTATAAAGAACAACTAATTTCAATTCTTGGAAGAGATAGAGTTTTTTTTCGCGAAGAAAATTCTATGGATACAGGAACTTTTGATTCCTATGGTTCTGATAGAACAAAAGTTTTTTCTCCTGATTATAATATTCTTTGTTTCCCGATATCAACCGAAGAAGTTTCGTCGATTGTCCGAGTTTGCTATGAAGAGAATATCAAACTAGTTCCATCGGGGGGAAGGACAGGATACGCCGGTGGTGCAATTGCAAGAAAAGGAGAGTTGGTAATTTCACTTTCAAAAATGGATAAGTTAATAGAGCTTGATTCTTTTTTCGGATCCATAACTGTCGAAGCCGGGATGATCACAAAAAATTTACAGAACGAAGCCGAGAAGAATGGATTTTACTTTCCGGTAGATTTTGCATCTACTGGATCTTCGCATATCGGAGGAAACATCGCAACTAACGCAGGTGGGGTGCGAGTTGTGCGTTATGGACTGATTCGTAATTGGGTTTTAGGACTGACAGTGGTAACAGGTACGGGAGAAATACTAAAATTCAACGGTGGAGTTTTAAAGAACAACACTGGTTATGATTTAAAACAATTATTTATTGGAGCAGAGGGAACATTGGGGATTATCACTGAAGCCACACTTCGCCTAACTAAAAAACCTTACGATTCCAGAGTCCTACTTGTATCTGTAGAAAAATATTCAAAGATATTAGAAATTTTTAGAGAAACGCATAATGTCCCAATTCCACTTCTTGCTTATGAATTTTTTACAGGGTATTGCCTCGAAAAAGTAAAGGAGCATCTAGGAATTCCTGATCCTTTTTCGGTTCCAAGCGATTACTATATTTTATTAGAATTTGAAATTCAAGAAGAAAACGATGAAGAAAAACTTTTTCTTTTTTTAGAGTCTATTTCGGAGAAGGAATTAGTCTTGGATGGAAGCGTAGCTCAAAACTCCCGACAAAAAGAAACCTTTTGGAAATACCGAGAAGGGATTAGTGAAAGTATTTCTCTTGGATTTACTGTGCATAAAAATGATATTTCACTTCCTCTAAAAAATATGGAGGCTTTTCTAAAAGAAATGGAAGCTCTGTTGAAGAAAAATTATCCTGATTTCAAGTTTGCTCTATTTGGACACATTGGAGATGGAAACCTACATTTGAATATGATAAAACCAAGCTCAATTTCTGACGAAGAATTTTTTCATTCTTGTAAAAAAGTAGATCCGATGATGTTTGAATTGATTCAAAAATACCAAGGTTCGATCAGTGCAGAGCACGGAATCGGTTTATTAAAAAAAGATTTTTTGAGATTCTCCAGAACAGAAGAAGAGATTCTACTTATGAAAGAAATTAAAAAAGTATTGGATCCAAAAGGAATTATAAATCCCGGCAAAATATTTGACTAA
- a CDS encoding anthranilate synthase component I family protein: MSIPKIQLSGKANYRKIDENIDFYELFQKIEKETENCFYLESLGREGYDSRYSIIGLDPEIILTGKENSIQVGEESFQTENPYYELRRIIPSNVLSRNYSGGLVGYIGYEAINYFEPSLKLQTHQLFPIFQFGVYEDGLILDKMTGEVFYFHFEKDRFSKVEKFIRAKVPKPENPIIKSLGYSMTKEEHREKVLAAIEEIKSGNTFQCQVGFKSEFEIRGDSLPIYSELRQINPSPHMFYLKFSDKRLIGASPELLFRLRNGEIESFPLAGSIKRGDYSEEDLKLAKILLNNPKEIAEHNMLVDLHRNDVGRVAKFGTVKVRRLMDIKKFSHIQHISSEVTGIIKKREDMFSGLATSFPAGTLSGAPKIESMKIIERLENNPRGPYGGALGHFGFNGDCTFAIPIRTLFISGSYAFTQASGGIVYDSTPEGEYDEVIRKSAAIEKVIKKFSGNQ, encoded by the coding sequence ATGTCGATACCTAAAATTCAACTTTCAGGAAAAGCCAATTATAGAAAGATCGATGAAAATATTGATTTTTATGAGCTATTTCAAAAGATCGAAAAAGAAACTGAAAATTGTTTCTATCTGGAATCTTTAGGTCGAGAAGGGTATGACTCAAGGTATTCTATAATCGGTCTTGATCCTGAGATAATTTTAACTGGGAAAGAAAATTCTATTCAAGTAGGTGAAGAATCTTTTCAGACTGAAAATCCATACTATGAATTAAGAAGGATAATCCCGTCTAACGTCCTTTCTAGAAACTATTCTGGTGGCCTTGTTGGCTATATCGGATATGAAGCGATTAACTATTTTGAGCCTTCATTGAAATTACAAACTCATCAGCTCTTTCCTATTTTTCAATTTGGAGTGTATGAAGATGGTTTGATTTTGGATAAAATGACGGGAGAGGTTTTCTATTTTCATTTTGAGAAAGACAGATTTTCAAAAGTAGAAAAATTTATTAGAGCCAAAGTTCCTAAACCTGAAAATCCGATCATTAAATCTCTCGGATATTCTATGACCAAAGAAGAGCATCGAGAGAAAGTTTTAGCTGCTATTGAAGAAATCAAATCAGGAAATACTTTTCAATGTCAGGTTGGTTTTAAGTCTGAATTTGAAATTCGAGGAGATTCGTTACCGATTTATTCAGAATTAAGACAAATCAATCCTTCTCCCCACATGTTTTATTTAAAATTTTCCGATAAAAGATTGATCGGAGCAAGCCCGGAATTATTGTTTAGACTCAGAAATGGAGAAATCGAATCTTTTCCTTTAGCCGGCTCGATTAAAAGAGGAGACTATTCTGAAGAAGATTTAAAATTAGCAAAAATACTTCTGAACAATCCTAAAGAAATTGCAGAGCACAATATGCTCGTTGATCTGCATAGAAACGATGTAGGAAGAGTCGCAAAGTTTGGAACTGTAAAAGTAAGAAGACTCATGGATATAAAAAAATTTAGTCATATACAGCATATTTCCAGCGAAGTAACAGGAATCATTAAGAAGAGAGAAGACATGTTTTCAGGACTTGCAACTTCATTTCCGGCAGGAACGCTTTCAGGCGCTCCAAAAATCGAATCTATGAAAATCATTGAAAGACTGGAAAATAATCCGAGGGGCCCTTATGGTGGTGCACTCGGGCATTTTGGTTTTAATGGAGATTGCACTTTTGCGATTCCGATACGAACTTTATTTATTTCAGGAAGTTATGCATTTACTCAAGCGTCAGGCGGAATAGTTTATGATTCAACACCTGAAGGAGAGTATGATGAAGTCATAAGAAAATCAGCCGCAATTGAAAAAGTCATAAAAAAATTTTCGGGAAATCAATGA